The sequence ttggtgggcattacaaatattaaatgttatggaggtgGGATCTAAAATGCAAATAAATTGACAAGGTGGAAGGATACAATGAGGTGTAAGTGCatctagagaaaataaataaaatattaattttatttatttgaggtgaaaaattaaataaattaattgaattcatttaatttgaGGGAAATGTTAAATTTTATGAAGGTGGGATCTAAAATGCACATTAATGTATAAGGTGGAAGGATAAGATGAGGTGTAAATACatagagaaatttttttaaaatattaattttatttattcaacatggggaattaaataaataaattgtttaattattattaGGAGAAATGGTAAAATTAATTGAATACAAATATTGAGGGGTATCCATTACACCAAATTCTCTCGAGGCACGATTCTGGCCTCATCTCTTATGATGTTGaaaccttgcactcaacaagacttgattccTGGTggactcatttggagccattcaacttcaccactAGACCAAGAGCCCATtgacaatatttaattaattttgataaaaaggctaatgaaataattaaaaaatgtttaATTATTTGAGGAAAATTagcttatttaaataattaagacTAATTCAATTAATAATGACTAAAAAAATAATGCTAGGGATGTCATGACAAAAATGCAATCATTTTCATATCActcatattttcaatttcaacggGCTTGAATTTGACCCATAGGTATCTCAAAGATCTTGTAAAGTTCAAAGCATTTAATAGACTACAAACATTTATATTCTATATTTTGATGACTTGATTATGTGCTACATCAACGTATGTCCTTCATGGTAGTTCCCAAAACCAAATACTCTTATCCATTACATTTACTttcttaaataatattttaatttattaaattctcAATTATAATTAAGTAAGTTAGCAAAGaatgcttctaattttaattgtgTATGAAATTTTCACATCTACATTCCAAATCATACttcataccctttcattaaaacttaagGATCATTATAACACATCATCCAATACAAtccaaaatattgataaaaaatacttatacatttttttaaaaacactATTGACAAAGTTGTTAAAATATTATaatcaaattaaattaattgtaCCTTATTACTTACATGCATTTGGTTAACCTAAATCAATCAAGATGATATGTTTTATTTAATAGAGTAGAATCCACTAGCAAATTGCTTGGTCAAATTGACATCTAAACAAATGAGGAATGGAATAATGTTGTCCATAGGGGACACTCTTTAAAATTATCTTAGAGTAATTAGTTTTGGATGATAGAAATGTGTAATTGATAGTTCTTTGTTGGACCATTGACcattcttgttttgtaattatcttttatgtttaataaatttttatctttttaaaaaataaaataataagacaCCAACTAGGGGAGAGGAGcgagtagttgtgcaccctaactttgcgcttctcaaattCCTATGTGTAAATTTCAAATGACTCCAAATTTTTTACAGCGCTTACTTGACAAGTTCCCTGCTTATAACTAACGTTTCAGGGCCACataatcaaatatgatgccacatcagcatgttttttgccaaggtgtccaaaacagcccaaaaaaaagtgagaccaataagtGTGCAAAATGGCCCCAATACTGGTGCAGTTGATGTGGcgtcacatgattggttacttttcataacaaatgatatatttcattcaactattggtacttatcatacaactattggtgcaatattgtacaaaagttggacattaaatcagcaagtatgggagtattaaatcaacaacttctatcacaaaaaTTGGAACACGCTCAACTACTGAATACTTTcccttatataaaaatatataatagcatttttatttcattttcaaaatataaCAATTCATCACATGAACTTGAGTGTATCCTTCAATTATTCTACCAATAAAGTAGTTGGCCAATGTGGTGCCCCTCTATTGGTCCGTCTTTCACCACTGCTCTCAACAACAACAAATAAGGAGTACCTAGAAGGTGACGAAGTAAACATCTATGGAACGAGGCGTTTGCATTAAGGTTACAAACCAACTATATCTTTTAGTTAGGTAATTATGCCTTTATCATTAGCCAAGCCTAATCATTACTTATTTTAATCCCTTTGAATTCTCACCAACATGTGTCAGCATTTGTATTGATTAAAAGCGGAGAGGCTACAGTATAAGGATCTTAatgtcttaattttaaaatttcaaattaggattacatcacactcataccataactttttgcaaaaaaaataaatataaaaagtgAGGTAAAAATCTACTTCCCTTACCTTAAAATATAATACTAATTGCAGGAGCCAATaatgttcttgtgtgttttctattCAGTTAGAATATCATGGTACCCACCAACATGTTTAGCACACCATAATTCCTACGAAATCTTAGGAAAGTGGCAAGAGAAtgttttctttcctttaaattgcATACAAGAGGACCAATAATGTTCTTCTGTTTTTCATTTTCAAATAGAACTCTTGTAGAGGAGGGAGTATGAAGCCCTGCTCTACTGATACTCTCCCGAGGGAATGTGTGCAGATTGTAGGGCAGCAGAAAAGGGCACATGCCCAGTGGGTCCCTAATGCCACTATGGGTGGCTGAGGAGCAGGCCTCCATGCTTATAAAACCACCCAAATTCATCACAATCTCATGAAGAGTAGTTGTTGTTTTGTTTTATGATCCTTCTGGTGGGTGGTAGTTAGGTAATCAAAGTAACTGCAAGTGCAATGGATGGAGTTGAGCATGGGAAAGTTAATGATGATTTACAGATGGTGGTGGTTCACAAGACTGATGTTCCTCCTGCTCAAGGCACAAGAATGATCAATGAAGTTGGCAAAGCAGTCAGGGAAACTCTGTTTCCTGATGATCCCTTTAGGCAGTTTAAGAATCAGTCTAGGGGACGTAAGTGTGTTCTTGGCCTTCAGTATGTTTTCCCCATCTTAGAGTGGGCACCCAAATATTCATTTGCCCTGTTCAAATCAGATGTGATATCGGGAGTCACCATTGCTAGCCTTGCCATTCCACAGGTAAAATTTAAAAGTGGTCATGTATTTGGATGAGTGTCTTAGTGTTCTTGTGTGTCTTAGTTTCTGTCTGCAATTTTTGTTTTAGGCATACACTAAATGTATGTGTTTGTGATGACTGTTGCAGGGCATAAGCTATGCAAAGCTTGCAAATTTGCCTCCCTTGATGGGACTATGTGAGTACTGTTCGGTTTCTTTTCTATATGAATTACTAAGCCTATAGTCATGAATTGTTTCTGGTTTCGATTGTGTCTGCTTTATTCAGTATCAATGTTTCCGATCACACTCATGACAATTGCTATGAACTGTGGAAATCTAATGTGTTTAATCAATGCACTAAGCCCATATTAATATCCACATCCCCACAAATCAGGTTTTGCAAAGTGAGAAGTTGgttattttttctaaaaataggtcTACTCTTGTCTAACTCTGGATCTTTGTAAACTCCATTTAAATTCTATGGACTATTTTGGCTGACAGTttcaagactggaaagctttgcaATTAAAGTAGGGTGTAGGAAGATTATGGCTAAGTTCTCGAACACATTTCTTATACTTGTCCCGATTATTCTAGATTGTTCTTACAGAGTGAATATATGTTCTAAATAGTCAACTAATGTGCATGAGCTTGGAAATGGCTATCCAGCCCCTAACATGCAATGTGTAAGCTATGATATATGAGAGGTATGAGTTCATTGGTACATCCTAGAAACTAAATAGCCATTTCCCTTGAGCTCAACCACATTCTTACACTAGTCCTTAAACTAAACTAATTACCAGGGATGCTTACTCTTGCCTTACTGCAATCTTCAAACCCACATTCTTACATTAGTCTCGGTGACTCTCCTAGTTATTAGAGGTATTCACTCCTATCTGAAATGCAATCTGTAGAGTATTCTAATCCATATTTGGATAACTGAATAGACAAGGTCACATGCAAATCATTCTAACCAGCATGAGGAAGCTACTGTCAAAGGAGAAATTGTTCTGTAAGATGAAACCATTTAAAAACTTTGGCCCCTAATCCCATTTTGATTTTATGTAGATTTTTCAAtattatatttcaaaaaatttgaatgTTCTTTTCAGTAAATGAAGTATCATGGTTCAATAATCGAGTAACTTTTTCATTTTATCTTTTGGAAGTCTGCTTTTCCCTGTTCAAGGAAAGTGTAGTTTCATATCCCAGTTGTGAACATtattatttcaaacaaaaaatattgtgtcatggtCTAACTTACCCTAGTTCGAATTGTGATGATGCCTGCTATATCATCTCTGAATGCAAAGCTAGATAGATATATAGCCATTCTTTAAAAGTGGCTCTAACAGCTAGTTTTATAATAGACATTTATATATTTTAGTTGTTTAAACAAAAACTTTTTTTTATGTCTAATTTCCCATGGTTTAACTGGCAATGATGTCTGATTTCCATAGAATTAATCATGGTTTAAGCTACTAGGATAAATAGATTTATGTTCAGGCAGTGAAATGACCCAAttgtttaattgatttatgtacTCCAACAATATATCATTGAAAGGAATTCTagaaaaaatgataatttaaaaatCCAACTCTAATACAAATCTGGGAATTTAATGTTTGTGCAGATTCCAGTTTTGTTCCTCCTCTAGTATATGCAATGCTGGGGACATCCAAGGATATAGCAGTGGGCACAGTGGCAGTTGTATCACTTCTCCTTGCCTCAATGCTTGGCGATGAGGTCTCTCCCACAGCTAATCCAGAGCTGTATTTACAGCTGGCTTTGACTGCAACATTTTTCGCTGGAGTTTTCCAAGCATCCTTGGGTATTTTTAGGTTGGAACTAATGATCTATACCTCCATATATTTGTTTGAGTGCATAAATGCCCTTAAGGTCCACTCTCTAGTTTTGAATGCTGTTAACCCATTTGAGTGTTACAGGCTGGGATTCATCATAGACATGCTTTCACATGCAACAATAGTGGGATTCATGGCAGGAGCAGCCACTGTTGTAACCCTCCAACAGCTCAAAGGTTTCCTGGGACTCCAACATTTCTCAACTAAAACAGATGTTGTTTCAGTGGTGCAATCAGTTTCACAGCAAGTTCATAAGGTTTCCTTaaattttcttacttttctttACATAATATTTCTAATTCAGCAATCTTTCTATCATATCTCTCACTGTAACAATAGATCATCATCATGGTAGGAATACCCCTTtttctcctaaatgatctacattTCAATTCAATGGACTGAGAACTTATTTCTTGTATTTCTGCTAAAACTTGTTAGAGTCATTTAATGAGAAATTATGTCTCTGTATTGTGCAGTGGAGATGGGAAACCATTGTGTTGGGAGCATTTTTCCTAGTTTTCCTGCTAGTTGCTCGTTACATTGTGAGTATTGCGAGCGATGATTACATGACTAAGTTCTTTATGGGATTAATTTTGCCTCTTTTGTTATTCATGTAAGTAAAATATGTGTTATGATGTAACAGAGCAAGAAAAATTCCAAGCTTTTCTGGGTATCTGCTGCTGCCCCACTGACATCTGTCATTGTAGGCAGCCTGCTGGTGTTCTGCACACATGCAGAAAAACATGGAGTACAAATTGTATGACAAAGAAAGCACTTAAAATTTGTTGTGGGTCTTATCAATggataatgtttttaatttttttaattttttataatggaCTATGAAAGCATGTACATCTACTCACTTAAAATGGAATAACAGGTGGGGCAGTTAAAGAAAGGTCTGAATCCCCTGTCCATTCAGCTCTTGGTCTTCCATGGTCAGTATTTGAAGGTTGCTTTAAAGGCAGGACTGATATGCGGTCTCATCGCCTTAACTGTAAGAGACTAGTCTAGTGATGTTGAGAACATAATTGAAGCCATGATTAATACAGGGCAGGTGGTTTTAATATTGAATTACAATGATGCAGGAAGGAGTAGCATCTGGAAGAACATTTGCCCTTTTCAAGAATTACCATACAGATGGCAATAAGGAGATGATAGCCATTGGAATGATGAACGTATTGGGCTCCTGGACTAGCTGTTATGTTACAACAGGTTATCTTCTCTACTCCCTCTGCAAAGCATCACTAGAAAAGTTAAACCACTCCGATTCAAATTCTTTCATTTGAACATTTAAATTGGATATTTGGGTtaatctttgtctttttcttcgttATCAAAATACTTCTGAGGGGAGTTCTAGTTACCACCTACAAATTTGTTTCGGAGGGATATATGCATGATGACTTTCTCCAAGAATTTACACTGTTGCTTCCATTAAAGACCATTGAAAAGGTTTCCTAGAAATCATTACACTCATTCATAACAGTAACAATTACTATGTTTACAATTTGCTGTTTCAATAATTGACTATTTTTCAATGATAAAAGTAGTTAAAAGCCTATCCACCTTTATATCCCAAATTCCAATCATCATATGGGTTTTGGGACCATGTGGTCCATGTCACATGATTAAATGTGGAGATGATTATTATAAGAGTTcttattattaaaataatgattaaaatttAAGATTTAAAGTTAATGTGCAATCATATAATTTTTAGAttagcaattaaacaattttattttttaatggaaGAATTAATATCAGGTGGATCTGTGATTAAAGTGCAGTCCTGATAGGAACTACTATAATCTCCATCCCTATGAGCTTCCCTCTATTCATGCGAGGGTGCATTTAGGGAATTGAATCTACGACTATCATTTATGTCTTTCAACAGTTTGACCATCAAGGATAGACAACTGTTATCCGTATTTTCCAACAGCTTGACCATCTGATCTATCCTTGAAGACTGATTAGCAAACAGTTTGACCATCTGATCTATCCTTGAAGACTAAGACTAATTAGCAAGTAAACAATTAGTAACAATAAAGTTTCACAACTTTTTTTAATAGATCAACAATTAAACAACTAATGATGataaaattttacaattttttaaaaacgTTTATGAATTTTATAAATCCATAATTTTTATCATTCTAAAAAAAtacaattaatcaaatttaatttttaaaaataaaaaaatatttattaaactgTAATCTATTGACTAAAATACGTAAGTCTTAAATGCGAAAACCTAATATTCAGTAGGTGGTAAAATAAATTATGTTTGAATATTCTGGTGACTTAGAATTCAGAATGTCCTGCTCTTAAAGAGCAACAATTTAAAAATCTTTTATCTAAAAAATGATTACTTTATTTTGAAAAAATGTATTAAGAAaaattaatctatttatttaaaaaaataaaaagtataGTAGTTTATTAATTATACTATTGCCTCAAACAAATTTAACAACAGTCCTCATCAATAAGAAGTCAAAACTTCAATGATGTAACATCCAGTCATCTATACCATAATGCATCCTGATAACTAGATAACCATTTGTAGaagaatattttataatatatatatttttgtaacaTACTAAATGCCATTAACGTCTGTAATGCAGGTCCATTCTCCAGATCAGCAGTGAATTTCAGTGCAGGATGTAAAACAGTTGTATCAAATATAGTAATGGCCATTGCTGTGATGATAACTCTACTGTTCTTGACCCCTCTATTCCACTACACTCCCATGGTGGTTCTGTCATCTATAATAACATCAGCTATGCTAGGCTTGATTGACATCCAAACTGCATACCATCTCTGGAAGGTGGACAAACTTGACTTCCTCGTCTGTATGGGAGGCTACTTTGGGGTGGTTTTCATAGACGTTCAAACTGGTTTGATTATTTCTGTATGTATAATTTTTCTCTTACTCAATCATTGTCAAATATGATTTTGGCTATTCATAAGATATTTGGCAACTTCTAACTGCAAATAAAtagatcattaaaaaaaaaacataaaacccatTTAGTAACTATATATGCCTTTTCTAACGATTTGAACATGATTATTTAGGTATCCATTTCTGTGGTAAGGCTGTTGATGCATGTCATGAGGCCTCATACTGCAGTTCTGGGGAACATTCCTGGAACATCCATGTACAGAAGCACAGAGCAGTACCAAGATGCCACTAAAGTCCCTGGCATTCTCATCCTACGGATAGATTCCCCTATCTATTTTGCCAATGCCAACTATTTGAAAGACAGGTTCGTTTAGCAGTCTATTTTAGTGGCATGTGCACAATCTATAGATTAATTTGTCTAATTTTTTTTTAGATGAATAAATGCATCAGTTTTTATTaatctataaatatatatacattaaaaaaaatgtataGAACATGAGGTCATTCCTCAAATCACATAGATAATGTTCGAAAACAAAATAACAGAAATAACAAGAAAGTCGCCTAAACAATCAGAATGATACCAGTGGAAGGCAGATGGATCTTAAAAAGTAAACACTTATATTATTAATCTAGAGGGCTTAGCAATTTATTGTCCTATTAATTTTGAAAGGAGGATGGAAGGGCTTAATCTTAAGTACATTTAGGTTGTTTTTTCGAAAACTAAAAAGTTAAAAAAGTTGTCAGAGGTTAATAGGACAGTTTTCCTGTCTTTTATGAACATTTATGTTAATCTAGAGGGCTTTAGTAGTGTACTATCTTATCATTCTTATCTTAGAAGAAAGGAAGGATGGAAGGATTTATCAGTCTTAAAAATATCGCGTGAAAAGATATTAAGTGAATTgttttttaaaaagttaaaaagtTGTTGAGGTTTAATGGAACAACATGTCTTTTTTAACAATTTAGAAGAAAATTATACTCTATATGATTGATGTAGAAAAGAATGTATGTAAGATTTCATCTCTACAGTATGAAACAAGCTAGAATTAAATAAAAGACATTCAAAATGATTAGTAAAAGAATTACCTTCAAAACCAATAtcgaaaattcaaaattcatcccATAAATCTCACGATCACTTGACCTAACTAAATCTAGATAACCAATACTAACTAATTTCACCATCTTATTCCCAAGTTGGTAGAATTACACCTTTCAATTGTTTAAGCAAGATTCATTAAATATAAAAAATCCGGCTTTGGTTTGTGCAGAACGTTGAGATGGatagaagatgaagaagagaattTGGCCAAGCTCAATCAAGACATCCTACGTTATGTAATTCTTGACATGGGTTGTGAGTATCTTTCAACTAAATCTATTAACAATCACATAAATTTATACGTTTTAAGTATACATTTTTTAACATTGTAGCTTAATTAAATTGTCAGCTGTGGCTACAATTGACACAAGTGGAATCAATGTCCTTGAGGAATTGAAAAGGACATTAGAACATCGACAACTTCAGGTTATCCTTTCATCTTACAATTTCATATAAACTGATGCACGCATTCATCAAAATAAATAGTATGACTTAATAAACTGTTATTTATATGTGCAGCTTGTTTTAGCGAATCCAGCAAGTCCAGTGGTGGAAAAACTTGAGAAGTGCAAATTTATAGAAATTCTAGAGAAAAAATGGCTGTTTGTTACAGTGGCTGAGGCTGTTGTTGTGTGCAACTCTCTACTCCATGCTGAAAAGGTCCACAGCGCCAACTACAATCATAAAAATTAACATaaaatcttgaagaaaaaatcTTTTGTTCTCCATAAAATCTTGCAGTGTTCAGTGAAGAAAAATCCACTTTTCTCTTGCCTCATTGTACagtgaattatatattttcaatGGATTGTCTATATAGGCACTCCACATATTTCTCCTCCATTTCTTAGGGACTGTGTAAGAAAGTATGAGAGGTAAAATAATCCTTAAATTATTAAGGATTATAAATGTATTCAAGTTAAGTAGATCTATCAGAAGAAATTATCAATTGCAATTTAGACTTAAGAAGCACCATGTACTGCGCCATGTATTTTCAGATGTGTCAGTATTTTTGTTTGAGTACACCATATTTAATTAcaaatttgtatattaaaattaaaaaaaaaaaaaaatttagcagCTTGGacttgttttttttattttgggaatttgagatagaagatgttgtgattattattttatatctAGACCATGTCTTATTATactgaaatattaaaaaaaatatatttataatttgtaTTTAACATTTATCTGAAAGTTTATAATAAGATTGGTATTATAAGGGATGAGGAATGAAGGATAAGACATAAGATAATGTTGAAAAGTTGAGAAAAAAATTTAATAGTTAGAGAGttgtgttttatattttatttgaaatatatTATTGATATTTAATCAAAAGTAAGGTTAATTTTATTAgtagtatattatttattttttatgtaataTGAGACGAGTAACAGTAACTTTCcataaagttaaaaaataaatgTAGTTAgaaatagtaatttatttaaattatcattatgTAATATACATTATTTGAATTGGTACTACATATTTTCACATAATTTTTAATAATTATGATGATTTAGTTCAACTAAGATTTTAAGGATATGTGGGTCATGTTTTTTTTGTTGGCTATAACCCATTCATTCAACAACTTGGTTCACTTGAAGCTAGAAAGAGTGTGTCATACAATCTTCCTCTATGAGATTTTTTTACCAAATAACTTAGGTGCAACTAATTTGAAAACTTAATAATGTCAAATAgtgaattaatattattctcaaTTATTAGGTTTACCACCGTGTATGTGATTAATGGACATATGCATGGCCACTTGGTCCttttgagaagaagagaaaaaTTAAGCTAAGAATGTAAGTGCAAACTACAACCCAAGACTAGCAGAAGAAGGTATGTTAATGCTCATAGGTTGGATCAACACTTCTTTCAATAGGTGATTGTGTGGTCTTGAGATTTCATTTGTTTAATAAGTGTGCATTGCATGTTTttagaccttttgagatccttgagaggattgGTCCTATTGTCTACCGGTTTGCCTTGCCACCTAGCATACtgcacatccacgatgtgtttcacgTATCAATTTTTACGTAGTATACTCCTGGCATGATCCATGCTCTTGATTGGGGTACTTTGTAAGTCGAGGAGGATGGGTAGCTTTGTTTGGAGCCCGTATGCATTCTACAACATCATAGGCTAAACCCTTAGGGGTTGAGACATGGAGCAAGTAAGGGTCCAAtgagacccaaatgatgagacttcAACTACTTGAGAGGATACAACACGATTAAGATATCTTTATCCCTATCTTTTtccaggcttctaggagtaagccgaTATCTAGGGGGGAGACCGTAAGGCCTCCCATGTTtgtgttctatcattattatcttgAGACCTAATTCATATAGTGATACTATGCATGATTATTATCGATTGTGCATACCACCATTCTTTTTGTATTGGCACCTACATGGTGCACTTTATGAGACATTTATAGATTTACTGTGGTGTgtttattatgttgttgattaaTTCAATTTATTATGTTATGATGTTGATCCCATTTAGGGAAATTATATGTGCTTTAGCTATGATATATATATGCACAAGTACCTTTGATGTTTGTTGTGATGTTGGTATAGGGTATCGACTTCACTTAGCTACATAGGTATGAGCCTACTACCCCTATGATGGTTAACATGAGATAACACACCGGCCAAACTCTCTTTTATACCTTATCCATTGTACTTAATCAAGTACAAAGCCACATGTGATAACCAATATATATACTCAGATACCATGATTGGTAATGTTTGGAAAGCACTAATTACCTCTTGTGATTAAATAGTAAAAAGTGTTAGTATTTTTGTGTTTAATTGCATTTATCATAAAATCTCAATGTGAAaatggattttattattttaattggtaATTTAATATTTGGAAATCAAAATGGGTCTTATGTGTATTCATTATATTATGTATTACATAATTAGGGCACATAGGTGAAATTGgggaattaaaaatataatttattttattattttcaaaaagcAAAATGTCAATGGGGTTTTATAAGGACAAAATTGGCTCATTGTACACAGTCTATTTTGGAGTTTTTGTATGCTCAAAACCCTCTCCATGCTTTGATATTGAAATGGAGATTGTGGAGTGAATTATGAAGAAACTTAGATGAGAGTTTTTGCATTAGAATAGGATTAGGTCAAGGATATTGCTACTCCATAGATTCATGGTTTCATTTGGTGTGTTGGAAGTATTTCAAGTTTTCAATTTGGTGCATAATTGAGGTAAGAACCTCATATATTTCTATTTTGTCATTAATTTCATTTATAATTGTttgcaaatgaatcaatatgttaaAAGAAGCACTCTTTAAGAAAATCatttcatttcaatgagtgttttATTTGTTATGAGAAATTTTGGGAAAACTCCATTTTAAACTGTTAATATTCCAAAATTTTGTTAGAATGGGCAAATTATGAATTTATTTTGGAAACAAAGTGTTGGGTGGTTAGAGACCAAAAGGGtactttaagatttttgaaatttaaattttgaaaatttggatttCTTAAAAGTAATTTAATAGTGAAATTCACAATTCACTAGTTTTTGGTGAAAATGAGAAAGTGTTAAAAAGTTGAATTTTTGTCAAAGATCAATTTATTATAATATGAAATGACGGAATTAATATATTACATTTTGATAAGGATCAATTTCGATCATGTCTTATGATTATATTAAGGATTG is a genomic window of Cryptomeria japonica chromosome 7, Sugi_1.0, whole genome shotgun sequence containing:
- the LOC131050268 gene encoding sulfate transporter 3.1: MDGVEHGKVNDDLQMVVVHKTDVPPAQGTRMINEVGKAVRETLFPDDPFRQFKNQSRGRKCVLGLQYVFPILEWAPKYSFALFKSDVISGVTIASLAIPQGISYAKLANLPPLMGLYSSFVPPLVYAMLGTSKDIAVGTVAVVSLLLASMLGDEVSPTANPELYLQLALTATFFAGVFQASLGIFRLGFIIDMLSHATIVGFMAGAATVVTLQQLKGFLGLQHFSTKTDVVSVVQSVSQQVHKWRWETIVLGAFFLVFLLVARYISKKNSKLFWVSAAAPLTSVIVGSLLVFCTHAEKHGVQIVGQLKKGLNPLSIQLLVFHGQYLKVALKAGLICGLIALTEGVASGRTFALFKNYHTDGNKEMIAIGMMNVLGSWTSCYVTTGPFSRSAVNFSAGCKTVVSNIVMAIAVMITLLFLTPLFHYTPMVVLSSIITSAMLGLIDIQTAYHLWKVDKLDFLVCMGGYFGVVFIDVQTGLIISVSISVVRLLMHVMRPHTAVLGNIPGTSMYRSTEQYQDATKVPGILILRIDSPIYFANANYLKDRTLRWIEDEEENLAKLNQDILRYVILDMGSVATIDTSGINVLEELKRTLEHRQLQLVLANPASPVVEKLEKCKFIEILEKKWLFVTVAEAVVVCNSLLHAEKVHSANYNHKN